In the SAR324 cluster bacterium genome, TTGTGACAGAAGCCTTGCGTCAATATCTGAAGAATCAGAACGCCTATGTGGAAAAAGCCAACATCCGGGTAGTCATTCCGGTCAATGTGCGCCCTCTCACTGAAAACATATCGCTGGGGAACAGGTTTGGGTCCATGTTTCTTGCTCTGCCATTGTCCATTGAGGATCAGGTCGCCTGTCTGAATGAAGTTCAGCGCAGAACCCAACGGATTAAAAACTCCTTTGAAGCTCTCGTTTTATACTGGATGACCGCTTTTTCCGGAACACTGACCAAGAAATTTCAAATGTTTTTTCTGGATATGTTCACCCAGAAATCATCACTGAATCTCTCCAATGTTCCCGGCCCGAAACAGACCCTCTATGTGGCGAATGTTCCGATGCAACGCATTATTTTCTGTGTTCCGCAACCGGGCCGACTGGCAATGGGTGTCAGTATTCTGAGCTACAACAACAACATCATGTTTGGTGTCACCGGGGATCTGAACGTTTTGAAAGATCCACACGCCATCGTCAGAACATTTGAGGAAGAAGTGGAGAAACTCAAAGCGCTGGCGAACATCCGGTGATGGAATTAAAAGTTCTTCTTGTGTTTTCCGGTAAGGACCACTAGCTTCGGCTTTCGGTTTATTCATCAGATCTCTTCTTGGGAGGAAGAGAGGTGCGAACCCTCCGCTGACCCGCAACTGTGATTCAGGGCATTGTCCTGATAAGCCAGATCTTCCCAATAACCTGATTCTTCGTGGAATTGAGGAAGGTTATGTCCAGTCTCTCAACAGCCTGTCTGTTTTTCTTTCTGACTGTCAACATCCCTATTGTCATCTCGTTTGTATAAAATCTGAATTCAGCATGTTCAATTCATGCCTGAATTGGGGTTTCCAAACGTGGGTGCCATATTTCAACTTCATTGATGCCTAATGTTTCAGAGATCCGGGAATATTCCTGGTTGTGGGACTGGATATCGGTGTCCGGTTATTTTGAAAAACATTCACAGGATAAAAATATGAAATCGCTGATTTGTTATACGCTGATGGCGTGTATGTTATTGACAATGTCACCAGATCTTATGGCTGAAGACATGACGAATGCCAATGAACCCGTAAAACTGGAGGAAGTGGTGTCGGTGGCGACACGTCGTGAAGTTTCAGTGGAACGTGTCGGTGGAAGCTCTGTATCGGTCATCACACAGGAGGAACTGGAAAACCGTCAACAACCGCAGGTGAAGGATGTTCTCAAGGGCACTCCCGGACTGGATATTTCCTCTAGTGGTGGAATGGGTGGAAGCAGTTTTGTGCAGGTTCGAGGGGCAGATTCCAAGAACACGCTGCTGCTCATGGATGGTGTCATGCTGAATGACCCTGCCGGAGCCAATCGTGGCGCGGATATTGGCGGAATGACCCTGGATAATATTGAACGGATTGAAATCATTCGTGGCCCCCAAAGCGTACTTTATGGAAGCAACGCCACGGCCGGTGTGATCAATCTGGTGACAGCCAAGGGCAAAGGGACTCCGGAATATTATGTTGGTGCTGAATCCGGCAGTTACAGTACCAGCAAACTCTATCTGGGAGGCAAAGGCTCAATGGGTGCGTTTAATTTCTCATTCAACGCAACACAACACCAGAGCGAAGGGTTTTCTGTAGCGGATTCACGCAATACCAAATTGCCGGATGATGGCAATACCGATGAAGCGGATGGCTGGCACAATACAACCATTTCAACCCGCTTGGGCTATGAACTGTCAGAAACTTTTGAAATCAATCTGTTTCTAAGAAACACGCAGTCGTCTAACAAATATGATGACTTTGATGCTGTTTATAATGGTTCTGGTTCTGGTTTTGCCGGTGACGAATTCACTTTTGACCATGTAACATTTGAATCCATTGCCCATCCCGATGGCAAACATAAGCAGGAACAGCAGGAGATCAGAACAACCGGAAAGCTCGAACTGCATGGTTTCGCCATGGATAAAACACTGGAATGGCGTGTTTATCAGAACATGATGACAAGTGATCGCACCAATTTTGATGCCAACGGCGATAAAAGTTATGATTTTCTGGGAAGTTCCAATGAAACAGGAACGCAGGTGGATTGGTTTGTAGGCGATATTCAAATTATCAGTCTGGGTGGTAGCCAGTATACTGAAATGATGAACAGTGATGCCAATTTGATTTCTGATAAAAGTGCGGCAACTTCCAGTTTCTGGACTCAATACGAACTGGATGACGATGCCCTGAATCTGGTGCTCGGCGCAAGAAACGATAACCATGAAACATTTGGTTCCGCAACCACTTACCGTCTGGCTCCGGCTTATCGGATTGAATCCATTGATACGAAAATCAAGGCCTCTTACGGAACCGGATTTCGGGCACCCTCTCTGTATGAACTCTACTCCGCCTATGGTAATAAAAAACTGGAAGCGGAATTGAGCACAGGAATGGACGCGGGATTTGAAGTCAAATTCGCAAAATCATGGAAAGCCGGTCTCACCTGGTTCAGCAATGTGTTCACGAACCGGATTGATTATGATTTTACAACTTCAGCTTATGCGCAAGTGGAGGGAGATACACTGACCAGTGGTACAGAAAGTTTTGTGGAAGGTGTGCTGTCACCATCCATGGAATTGGGGATCAATCTGACACAAATGTCCACCGAAGATCCCAATGGCGAGCCACTGCCACGGCGTCCGGAATTGAAAGCCCTGATCAATTTTCTGTACAAACCGCTGGAAACCCTGAAAATCAATACCGATCTGCATCATGTGGGTGAACGTGATACGGTTCCCTTCACTATGGATAAAGATGGCAATACTGTGGAAACGCTGGATGCGTATGCGTTGATCAATGTGGCGGTGACTTACGATTATTCACCGATGTGGCGTTTTTATGGCAGAGTCGATAACCTCTCAGATGCCTATTATGAAGACGCATGGTCCTATGGAACTTCCGGCAGAGCGATGTATGCTGGAATCAAGGCCACATTCTAGGTTGGAGGTATGATGAACCGGAACTTTCTGTTCAAAATCATGCTCTGTTGCCTGTCATGGACATTGTTCACAGGAATGATTCTGACAGATGTTCTGGCAGAGGATTGTGGAAAGTATGATCCTGACAGGGACTACTTTCCGCACAAGACGACCTTGCGTTATGCGAAGGGTTTCAGTGTCAGTTATCACCAACACTATAAACTACTGGAAATCCCGATGGGGGCCGACAATAGCCAAATGGTACGGTATTGGCTGGTGCAGTGCGGCACACCGGTGCCGGAACATTCCGGTACTCTGGATCAGGTGATCATTATCCCCTCAAAACGGGTGATTCCTCTGGCAACCACCTACCTTCCCTTTCTCGTGCAGTATGGCATGGCCGAAAGAATTGTTGGCGTTTCCCGTGCGGCGTATGTCAACACACCGTTGATTCGTGAACGGTTAAAGTCAGGTCAGATCAAGGAAATCGGTGTGGAAGGCAACATGGATTTTGAGGCTATTCTTAAACTGGAGCCTTCCTGGATCATGCCGATTGGGGATGCTTCCGTGCTGGATGGCGATTTCGGCAAACTTAGGCAGATGGGTGTTCCTGTGGTGCTTCACCGGGGTTTTCTGGAAGAAACACTATTGGCCAGTGTCGAATGGGGCAAAATGATGGCTCTGTTTTTTAACGCTGAAGACGAAGCTGAGCGTCATTTTGAACAGATTCGCCAAACCTATGAATCGCTGGCGGACAAGGTTCGGCAACCACCTCGACGGCCTGTTGTTCTGGCCGGCAGCATGTTTCAGGGCGTGTGGTATGTTTCCGGAGGTAAAAGCTTTTTATCAAGGCTGATCCACGATGCCGGTGCCCGTTACCTTTGGGAAGATACCGATTTTCGGGGGAACCGCCCCTACGATTTTGAAAGCCTGCTCTCAGAAGGACAACACGCTGAATTCTGGATCAATCCCGGCATCTGGAACAGCAGGCAGGAAGCTATGGCTGAAGATCCACGCTATGGATTGTTTGATGCCATGACTCACAAGGGCATTTATAACAACAACCGTCAACTCAGCCCTGATGGTGGCAATGATTACTGGGAAAACGGGTTGGCCAATCCGCATTTGTTATTGGCGGATCTCATCAAAATTTTTCATTCTGAGGTGATTCCAGACCATGAATTGATCTGGTACAAACAACTGGAATAATCGTTAGGGATTGCACAAAAAATAAAATACCAAAGGAACGGGATAACAGTTAACGGTAGCCCGGGGTTACGTCCCCGGGAATGAGCCGGGACGTAACCCGGCTCTACCAATCATCCCGGGATGGTATCTTTGACGGGACCTGAAAGTTGGTATGGTATTTATTTTGATGTCCCTTAGAGGCAAGGCGATGATGAAACTGAAAAATTATCCCAGAACTTTTTTAAGACTGAGCCACAGGTGTTCCAGCGCAAGGAGTTTGTTGGCATTGTTTTGAATGTCAATCCGGGTTTTGATCACCAGCTCAAAGGCCTCTGTGATCCGGGATTCTGTATAGAGAACGGCCGCTTGTTCAAGTTCGCGGTGATAGGTGGGATAGAACAGTTTTTCCGGCTTCAGGCCACACTGAATCCAGCGCAGATCCCTGAACCAGAATTCCAGCAGGCTCAGCAAAAATCCCCATTCATTATGCTTGGTGCTTTGCCATTCCTGACAATGTTTGAGCAAAGTTTCCATTTGCGGAGAAATGGATTGGCTCATGATGGTGGCAAGGCGCTGATGCAATTTTCTGATGGAATCCAGACGATTGATCCAGTCTTCCTGGATTTGTCCCATGGCAAGCGATTGCAAAAATTGCCGATCATTTTCTACTAACTGAAATTTTTCGCGTAAAATCTGATCCACATGAATCGGGTTTAAATAGTAAAATCGCACCATCTGGCAGCGGGACACAATGGTTTCCAACAGTTGTCCGGTTGATTCCGCCAACAGAATAATCAGAGTAGAGAGCGGGGGGTCTTCCAGGGTTTTTAAAAACGCATTGGAGGATTCCTTATTCAATTTTTCGGCACTTTTAATAATGACGATTCTTTTTTTTCCAATTCCCGGATGAAACTGAACCCATTGTCCCACCTGCCGAATCTGGTCGATCCGGATATCACTGTCCTGAGGTTCCACCAGCAGGACATCCGCATGGGACTGGTGTTCAATCTGCCGGCATGAATCACAATGACCACAAGCATTGCCAGGGGTTGAAAGACAATTGACGGCCTGGGCAAAAAGCAGGGCTGTCTGAAATTTGCCCACATGATTGGGGCCGCAAAACAGCCAGGCGGAAGGCATACGTTCCTGACGCAGGGCTTTCTGGAGTGATGTAATGGCGTGATCCTGTCCCAGGATAGACTCAAAGCCCATAGCATGAAAAGGAAGTTTGGAATGAAGGAAGGAAAGAAGGGGAGTGAATCCCCTTCCCTGAATTATCTTTTGTCAACAGGCACATACTCCCGTTGAACTGGTCCTGTATAGATTTGACGTGGGCGACCGATCTTGGAGGGCTGATGTTTCATTTCACGCCAGTGAGCAATCCATCCGGGCAGACGACCAAGCGCGAACAACGCTGTAAACATTGGAAGCGGGAAACCAATAGCCTTGTAAATAACACCGGAATAAAAATCCACATTCGGATACAGTTGCCGTTGAATGAAATACTCATCCTTCAGGGCAATTTCTTCAAGTTGATAAGCAAGATCCAACAGTGGATCATGGCCCACGATCTTGATGACTTTGTCACATTGCTGCTTGATAATTTCAGCGCGTGGATCAAAGTTTTTATAAACACGGTGGCCGAATCCCATAAGCCGCACCCCTGATTTTTTACTTTTAACCTGTTCCACAAACTCCTTGATATTCCCTCCCTTCGCATAGATACCCTGTAGCATTTCCAGCACCGCCTGATTGGCTCCACCATGCAGAGGACCTGACAGTGCGGCAATTCCAGAGGATACGGAAGAATACAGATTGGCTTCGCTACTACCCACCATACGCACAGTGGATGTCGAACAGTTCTGTTCATGATCAGCATGCAGAATCAGCAGAACATTCAGGGCTTCGACAAACTCTTTGGGAGGCTGATATTCAGCGGCTGGTAGAGCGAACATCATGTGCAGAAAATTGGAACAGTAATCCATGTTGTTTCGTGGATACATAAATGGCTGCCCCACACTTTTTTTATAAGTCCAGGCTGCAATGGTGGGTAATTTGCCCATCAGTCGCCATATCAAAAGATCTACAGCTTGTGGATCTTCATAGTTCACATCGGTATAAAACGTGGAAAGTGCTGAAACCACAGACGATAAAATCGCCATGGGATGGGCTGTTTTAGGAAACGCCTGGAAAATATGTTTCAAATCCTCATGAATCATCGTGTGATAAGTCACATTGTTTTTGAATTCAGCCAGTTGTTTGGTATTGGGCAATTCTCCATAAATCAGCAGGTAAGTCACTTCCAGAAAGTCAGATTTTTCCGCCATCTGTTCAATGGGATATCCACGATATCGCAAGATGCCTTTTTCTCCATCGAGAAAGGTAATGTTGCTGGTGCATGCACCAGTATTGACAAAACCCGCATCGAGTGTGATCATGCCGGTTTCTGCCCTCAGCTTGGAAATATCCAGTGCCAGTTCTCCTTCACTTCCTTCAATCACCGGAAGATCATAAGATTTTCCACCAAATTCCAAACGAGCCGTTTTTCCCATAAAGCCTCCACATTGATCAGTTTAAGGAAATCTGATTGAGGATTCCTCAATCAGTGTGATCTTCATCTATTGAAGTGCTGACAATTTGAGTCGGGCAAATTTAACAAAATTGAATGATCAGAGCAAGATATACTTCACCGATCTTCACCAGCGATTTCAGTCAGGACCCCATGGCCTGATTATTGTATTCCATCAGGCAAGCCTGTTCGAGGGGCAGAAAATAATCATTTGATAAATCTCTTTCAGCAAGAGGAAGTATGCAGGTGCAAAACAATCCTGTGGCGATGACCGATAAAAATCCGGTTTCCCAAAAAAAAGAATTACAGTCCGATAAGGCTGAACTAAAAGGTGATAGTGGTGTCGAAAAAAAAGA is a window encoding:
- a CDS encoding citrate synthase, with protein sequence MGKTARLEFGGKSYDLPVIEGSEGELALDISKLRAETGMITLDAGFVNTGACTSNITFLDGEKGILRYRGYPIEQMAEKSDFLEVTYLLIYGELPNTKQLAEFKNNVTYHTMIHEDLKHIFQAFPKTAHPMAILSSVVSALSTFYTDVNYEDPQAVDLLIWRLMGKLPTIAAWTYKKSVGQPFMYPRNNMDYCSNFLHMMFALPAAEYQPPKEFVEALNVLLILHADHEQNCSTSTVRMVGSSEANLYSSVSSGIAALSGPLHGGANQAVLEMLQGIYAKGGNIKEFVEQVKSKKSGVRLMGFGHRVYKNFDPRAEIIKQQCDKVIKIVGHDPLLDLAYQLEEIALKDEYFIQRQLYPNVDFYSGVIYKAIGFPLPMFTALFALGRLPGWIAHWREMKHQPSKIGRPRQIYTGPVQREYVPVDKR
- a CDS encoding ABC transporter substrate-binding protein; its protein translation is MMNRNFLFKIMLCCLSWTLFTGMILTDVLAEDCGKYDPDRDYFPHKTTLRYAKGFSVSYHQHYKLLEIPMGADNSQMVRYWLVQCGTPVPEHSGTLDQVIIIPSKRVIPLATTYLPFLVQYGMAERIVGVSRAAYVNTPLIRERLKSGQIKEIGVEGNMDFEAILKLEPSWIMPIGDASVLDGDFGKLRQMGVPVVLHRGFLEETLLASVEWGKMMALFFNAEDEAERHFEQIRQTYESLADKVRQPPRRPVVLAGSMFQGVWYVSGGKSFLSRLIHDAGARYLWEDTDFRGNRPYDFESLLSEGQHAEFWINPGIWNSRQEAMAEDPRYGLFDAMTHKGIYNNNRQLSPDGGNDYWENGLANPHLLLADLIKIFHSEVIPDHELIWYKQLE
- the holB gene encoding DNA polymerase III subunit delta', with amino-acid sequence MGFESILGQDHAITSLQKALRQERMPSAWLFCGPNHVGKFQTALLFAQAVNCLSTPGNACGHCDSCRQIEHQSHADVLLVEPQDSDIRIDQIRQVGQWVQFHPGIGKKRIVIIKSAEKLNKESSNAFLKTLEDPPLSTLIILLAESTGQLLETIVSRCQMVRFYYLNPIHVDQILREKFQLVENDRQFLQSLAMGQIQEDWINRLDSIRKLHQRLATIMSQSISPQMETLLKHCQEWQSTKHNEWGFLLSLLEFWFRDLRWIQCGLKPEKLFYPTYHRELEQAAVLYTESRITEAFELVIKTRIDIQNNANKLLALEHLWLSLKKVLG
- a CDS encoding TonB-dependent receptor — protein: MKSLICYTLMACMLLTMSPDLMAEDMTNANEPVKLEEVVSVATRREVSVERVGGSSVSVITQEELENRQQPQVKDVLKGTPGLDISSSGGMGGSSFVQVRGADSKNTLLLMDGVMLNDPAGANRGADIGGMTLDNIERIEIIRGPQSVLYGSNATAGVINLVTAKGKGTPEYYVGAESGSYSTSKLYLGGKGSMGAFNFSFNATQHQSEGFSVADSRNTKLPDDGNTDEADGWHNTTISTRLGYELSETFEINLFLRNTQSSNKYDDFDAVYNGSGSGFAGDEFTFDHVTFESIAHPDGKHKQEQQEIRTTGKLELHGFAMDKTLEWRVYQNMMTSDRTNFDANGDKSYDFLGSSNETGTQVDWFVGDIQIISLGGSQYTEMMNSDANLISDKSAATSSFWTQYELDDDALNLVLGARNDNHETFGSATTYRLAPAYRIESIDTKIKASYGTGFRAPSLYELYSAYGNKKLEAELSTGMDAGFEVKFAKSWKAGLTWFSNVFTNRIDYDFTTSAYAQVEGDTLTSGTESFVEGVLSPSMELGINLTQMSTEDPNGEPLPRRPELKALINFLYKPLETLKINTDLHHVGERDTVPFTMDKDGNTVETLDAYALINVAVTYDYSPMWRFYGRVDNLSDAYYEDAWSYGTSGRAMYAGIKATF